Proteins from a single region of Campylobacter sputorum:
- the nikA gene encoding nickel ABC transporter substrate-binding protein, whose product MLRKYITIFIICINFLVAQTLNFATSKNVGPLNPHLYSPNEMFAQNMVYESLVRYAEDGSIQPWLAKSWDISKDGKTYTFYLRQDIVFSNGEKFDANAVKANFDAIHQNKDRHKWLELSNILLECDKIDDYTIQLKLKNAYSLTLNELSLIRPYRFIAPSAMINGSTKDGIKAPIGTGPWKLVSSKLGVNDVFERNDRYYGKKPSYEKIIAKVIPDPNTKFIALKTGDIDLIYGKGQISLDSFALMQKDKKFNTMISKPLITTAIAINSNKFPTNDINIRKAINMAVDKDAIMKQVFFNIQQKADFLFSPTNKLTHIDAKPYEFNTKKANELLEKSGWKLKDDGIRYKDGKALKLELSYIGSDASQKSIGEVLQSELKNIGILLDLKADEKTIFFKKQRTGEFSLIFNATWGAPYDPQSFLASMRAPSHADYQAQLGLKNKQQIDDQISLMLKTIDEKESEKLVKEILTTLHEQAVYIPITYEVNTVVSNKKIDGIEISILKDNIQFDKIFFAK is encoded by the coding sequence ATGCTTAGAAAATACATAACTATTTTTATCATATGTATAAATTTCTTAGTTGCCCAAACACTGAATTTTGCCACATCTAAAAATGTTGGTCCTTTAAATCCACATCTTTATAGTCCAAACGAAATGTTTGCACAAAATATGGTTTATGAGTCATTAGTAAGATATGCAGAAGATGGAAGTATTCAGCCTTGGCTAGCTAAATCTTGGGATATAAGCAAGGATGGCAAAACTTACACTTTTTACTTAAGACAAGATATTGTTTTTTCAAATGGCGAAAAATTTGACGCAAATGCTGTAAAAGCAAATTTTGATGCAATACATCAAAATAAAGATAGGCACAAATGGCTAGAACTCTCAAACATACTCCTTGAGTGCGATAAAATAGATGATTATACAATACAATTAAAACTAAAAAATGCTTACTCTTTAACTTTAAATGAACTTTCACTAATAAGACCTTATCGTTTTATAGCTCCAAGTGCAATGATAAACGGCTCTACAAAAGATGGTATAAAAGCTCCTATTGGAACTGGTCCTTGGAAACTAGTTAGTAGTAAACTTGGAGTTAATGATGTATTTGAAAGAAATGATAGATATTATGGTAAAAAACCATCTTATGAAAAAATTATTGCCAAAGTTATACCAGATCCAAATACAAAATTTATAGCTTTAAAAACCGGAGATATAGATCTTATCTATGGCAAAGGTCAAATTTCACTCGATAGTTTTGCTTTAATGCAAAAAGACAAAAAATTTAACACAATGATATCAAAACCGCTTATAACAACAGCCATAGCTATAAATTCTAATAAATTTCCAACCAACGACATAAATATAAGAAAAGCTATAAATATGGCAGTAGACAAAGACGCTATCATGAAGCAAGTGTTTTTTAACATACAACAAAAAGCGGATTTTCTTTTTTCGCCTACAAACAAACTTACTCATATAGATGCCAAACCTTATGAATTTAATACAAAAAAAGCAAATGAACTTCTTGAAAAAAGCGGTTGGAAGCTAAAAGATGACGGCATAAGATATAAAGATGGCAAAGCGTTAAAACTAGAACTATCATATATAGGAAGCGATGCTTCTCAAAAATCTATAGGAGAAGTTTTACAATCTGAACTTAAAAATATAGGAATATTACTTGATTTAAAAGCAGATGAAAAAACGATTTTCTTTAAAAAACAAAGGACTGGCGAATTTAGTCTTATATTTAATGCAACTTGGGGAGCACCTTATGATCCACAAAGTTTTTTAGCCTCTATGAGAGCACCTTCTCATGCTGATTATCAAGCACAACTTGGTCTTAAAAACAAACAACAAATAGATGATCAAATTTCACTTATGTTAAAAACCATAGATGAAAAAGAAAGTGAAAAGTTAGTAAAAGAAATTTTAACCACACTTCACGAACAAGCCGTTTATATCCCAATAACATATGAAGTAAATACGGTAGTATCTAATAAAAAAATTGATGGTATTGAAATTTCTATTTTAAAAGACAATATTCAATTTGATAAGATATTTTTCGCAAAATGA
- the nikC gene encoding nickel ABC transporter permease subunit NikC: protein MKIIHYITIFLAIFIIFIMLFGSYLAPHDPNLVNLSLKFAPISKEHFLGCDHLGRDQFSRLIAGSSLSLKSAFITLFFILALGIIIGGLSGFIGGKIDNLLMRICDMFLSFPTVVLALFLVGILGTGLTNVIIAIALTHWAWYARIIRSLVLSLKSKEYVLISKISGASITQNFSKNMIKPIISQCFVLATLDIGHIMLHISGLSFLGLGVKAPTPEWGIMISDAKEYIFSHSELILYPGLALFITVFVFNMLGDMLRDKLDVSVEIHEKP from the coding sequence ATGAAAATAATTCACTATATAACTATATTTTTAGCAATTTTTATAATTTTTATAATGCTTTTTGGTTCATATCTAGCACCACATGATCCAAATTTAGTAAATTTGTCCCTTAAATTTGCACCTATTTCAAAAGAACATTTTCTAGGCTGCGATCATCTTGGAAGAGATCAATTTTCAAGACTAATAGCTGGCAGTTCTTTATCATTAAAATCAGCTTTTATAACACTATTTTTCATACTAGCATTAGGTATAATAATAGGCGGATTAAGTGGTTTTATAGGAGGAAAAATAGATAATTTATTGATGAGAATTTGTGATATGTTTTTAAGTTTTCCAACAGTTGTTTTAGCTCTATTTTTAGTTGGAATCTTAGGAACCGGTCTTACTAATGTCATTATTGCCATAGCTCTAACGCACTGGGCTTGGTATGCAAGAATAATAAGAAGTTTAGTTTTATCACTAAAATCAAAAGAATATGTTTTAATAAGTAAAATAAGCGGTGCAAGTATAACTCAAAATTTTAGTAAAAATATGATAAAACCAATTATCTCTCAATGTTTTGTTCTCGCAACTCTTGATATAGGTCATATAATGCTTCACATATCAGGGCTTAGTTTTTTAGGTCTTGGGGTAAAAGCTCCAACTCCTGAATGGGGAATCATGATAAGTGATGCAAAAGAGTATATTTTTTCTCATAGTGAGCTTATATTATATCCAGGACTTGCACTATTTATAACTGTTTTTGTATTTAATATGCTTGGAGATATGTTGCGTGACAAACTAGATGTTTCGGTGGAAATTCATGAAAAGCCTTAA
- the lptB gene encoding LPS export ABC transporter ATP-binding protein has product MHKLEIKNLQKTIKKSNIIKDISLGVKSGEVVGLLGPNGAGKTTTFYMICGLIPPSSGNIYLDDLDITKIPLHKRAKLGIGYLPQESSIFKDLSVEENLMLAAEVTYKKNDKQILKKVDEMLELLNIEPIRNRKGISLSGGERRRCEIARSLMITPKFLLLDEPFAGVDPIAVADIQNIIKDLRKLNIGILITDHNVRETLAICSRAYVIKDGSLLASGSSQEVANNKMVRTYYLGTEFKLL; this is encoded by the coding sequence GTGCATAAATTAGAGATAAAAAATCTACAAAAAACTATAAAAAAATCTAACATTATAAAAGATATATCTCTTGGTGTAAAAAGCGGCGAAGTTGTTGGGTTGCTTGGTCCAAATGGAGCTGGAAAAACAACAACATTTTATATGATTTGTGGACTTATTCCCCCAAGTAGCGGCAACATTTATCTAGATGATTTAGATATTACTAAAATTCCACTTCATAAAAGAGCAAAACTTGGCATTGGTTATTTACCACAAGAAAGTAGCATTTTTAAAGATTTAAGTGTAGAAGAAAATCTTATGTTAGCCGCCGAAGTTACATATAAGAAAAATGACAAACAGATACTAAAAAAAGTCGATGAAATGCTGGAGCTTTTAAACATTGAGCCAATTCGTAACAGAAAAGGCATTAGTCTAAGTGGCGGGGAGCGTAGAAGATGTGAAATAGCCAGATCTCTTATGATAACACCTAAATTCCTGCTACTTGATGAGCCTTTTGCTGGGGTTGATCCTATTGCAGTTGCTGATATTCAAAATATCATTAAAGATTTAAGAAAGCTAAATATAGGTATTTTAATAACAGATCACAATGTTAGAGAAACACTTGCGATATGCTCTAGAGCTTATGTTATAAAAGATGGCTCACTACTAGCAAGCGGATCATCACAAGAAGTTGCCAACAATAAAATGGTTAGAACTTACTATCTAGGAACAGAGTTTAAACTCTTATAA
- a CDS encoding RNA-binding S4 domain-containing protein, producing MRVDKFLNAVNITKRRTISEDMCRSGVVSINGIVAKASKDVKVGDKISIKFITKTDEYEVLAIPITKNIPKNLQSEFIKKI from the coding sequence ATGAGAGTTGATAAATTTTTAAATGCGGTAAATATCACTAAACGCAGAACAATAAGCGAAGATATGTGTAGAAGTGGTGTTGTAAGCATAAATGGTATAGTAGCTAAAGCTTCAAAAGATGTAAAAGTTGGTGATAAAATTTCTATTAAATTTATCACAAAAACTGACGAATATGAAGTTTTAGCCATACCAATAACAAAAAATATACCAAAAAATTTACAAAGCGAGTTTATAAAAAAGATATGA
- a CDS encoding RNA polymerase factor sigma-54, translating to MLRQSQTLGPKAKLNHTLQSWLPILQASSEDLKETLEPLVSGNPFVSIETNPKSIRKKSFFSTNTKNSTTDNIESLCIYEKSLYEKLYEQINKPLFPTQKSQNIAYKIIECINNEGYFEEDSEIYKEYSKDEIESIRARFSLLEPIGVGSKNYKESFLFQLEDMQIDSELYDICKKLIENFENLEEFVNLTRYSEAMNIIKKFKNPPAIEYLENQMQAISDIIVTSSSDGIQVSINDDYYPKIVIENEYINNDNEFISSRIKEGLDLIDALEMRKSTLYKIGLMIIEYQYDYFIGGDIKPMRLKDIAVDLGRNPSTISRAITNKFLSSPRGTVPLKLFFAGAASEEVSNVAIKEFIQNAILSENKKKPLSDFALLEMAQKEFDVSLVRRTITKYRKSLNIGSSSQRKKLYAITH from the coding sequence ATGCTTCGTCAAAGCCAAACTCTTGGACCAAAAGCAAAGCTAAATCACACACTACAAAGTTGGTTGCCAATTTTACAAGCAAGCAGCGAAGATTTAAAAGAAACTCTTGAGCCATTAGTTAGCGGAAATCCATTTGTAAGCATAGAAACAAATCCAAAATCAATAAGAAAAAAGTCTTTTTTTTCCACAAATACTAAAAACTCCACAACAGACAATATAGAATCCCTTTGTATATATGAAAAAAGCTTATATGAAAAACTTTATGAACAGATAAATAAGCCACTTTTTCCTACTCAAAAATCACAAAATATTGCTTATAAAATCATAGAATGTATAAATAACGAAGGATATTTTGAAGAAGATAGTGAAATTTATAAAGAGTATTCAAAAGACGAAATAGAAAGCATAAGGGCTAGATTTAGCCTACTTGAGCCAATTGGAGTTGGATCTAAAAACTACAAAGAAAGTTTTTTATTTCAACTTGAAGATATGCAAATAGATAGCGAACTTTATGATATTTGCAAAAAACTTATAGAAAATTTTGAAAATCTTGAAGAATTTGTAAATTTAACTAGATATTCAGAAGCCATGAATATAATAAAAAAATTTAAAAATCCTCCAGCTATTGAATATCTAGAAAATCAAATGCAAGCAATTTCAGATATTATAGTTACAAGCTCAAGTGATGGCATACAAGTTAGTATAAATGATGACTATTACCCAAAAATAGTTATAGAAAATGAATATATAAATAACGACAATGAGTTTATAAGCTCTCGTATAAAAGAGGGTTTAGATTTAATAGATGCACTTGAAATGCGTAAATCCACACTTTATAAAATAGGATTAATGATTATAGAATATCAATATGATTATTTTATAGGTGGAGATATAAAACCGATGAGACTTAAAGATATTGCTGTCGATTTAGGAAGAAATCCATCTACCATATCTCGCGCTATAACAAATAAATTTTTATCTTCACCTCGTGGCACAGTTCCATTAAAACTATTTTTTGCTGGTGCTGCAAGTGAAGAGGTTTCAAATGTCGCTATAAAAGAATTTATACAAAACGCAATCCTAAGCGAAAACAAGAAAAAACCGCTCAGCGATTTTGCCCTACTTGAAATGGCTCAAAAAGAATTTGATGTAAGTTTAGTTAGAAGAACTATCACAAAATATCGAAAATCTCTAAATATAGGCTCTTCTAGTCAAAGAAAAAAGCTCTACGCTATCACGCACTAA
- a CDS encoding ATP-binding protein codes for MKYLQTFLTSTTKECELTKLIKFSHDESLILKHMTKAYISGNAQNSVYDILVEIYGDKNYEHLSHIKDIKSLLDLGWIIQGFNIFKTDNISKQIGLLSILHTEISLSQSFLKLLEDGSITHDIPELTAYEDHLEYLKDQFLCIDLYYKLSLISQGGDAKNRIINHIKNLETRIAERIKISKITLNVEQIFKDNMLSHKEKIIFLAILKEEYSGEYEILRDMNTLLSLVSENEFEKIKNRSLLEESSKLIQNSLIDYDEILNLSGNISRSFFINEDTLQEIMRPQNKQQNKKIKLESIVKDQDIFELIDPKTDINDVVLNDKTKELLEHIMRQMDKKVISRLNSWGIKKRKNVDVKVIFYGPAGTGKTMSAISLAKSLKKQVLHFDCSKILSKYVGESEQNVRKIFDTYKEICKKSNSEPVLLLNEADQFLSTRIENGGSGAEKMHNQMQNIFLEQIERFEGVLIATTNFMQSLDSAFSRRFDYKIEFKKPNYEERLSIWRKILPENASFEINFDIKELAKYELSGAQIVLVLKNTALKVATKEDAIFCMEDFISTIKREQISAFGNEKKVGLI; via the coding sequence ATGAAATATTTACAGACATTTTTAACTTCTACAACAAAAGAGTGTGAATTAACAAAGCTTATAAAATTTTCGCATGATGAGTCTTTAATCCTCAAACATATGACAAAAGCTTATATAAGCGGAAATGCACAAAATAGTGTGTATGACATTCTAGTTGAAATTTATGGAGATAAAAATTATGAACATTTATCGCATATAAAAGATATAAAGTCTTTACTTGATTTAGGTTGGATAATACAAGGTTTTAATATATTTAAAACAGATAATATTTCAAAACAAATTGGACTTTTGTCGATTCTTCATACAGAAATTTCTCTTTCACAGTCATTTCTAAAACTGCTAGAAGATGGTAGCATTACTCATGATATACCAGAATTAACAGCTTACGAAGATCATTTAGAATACTTAAAAGATCAGTTTTTATGCATAGATTTGTATTATAAACTCTCACTCATATCTCAAGGAGGAGATGCTAAAAACAGAATAATAAATCATATAAAAAATTTAGAAACCCGCATAGCAGAGCGTATAAAAATAAGCAAAATAACTCTAAATGTAGAGCAAATTTTCAAAGACAATATGCTCTCTCATAAAGAAAAAATAATTTTTTTAGCTATTTTAAAAGAGGAATACTCTGGCGAATATGAAATTTTAAGAGATATGAATACTTTGCTTTCTTTAGTGAGTGAAAATGAATTTGAAAAGATAAAAAACCGCTCGCTATTAGAAGAAAGCTCAAAGCTTATACAAAATTCTCTCATAGACTATGATGAAATTTTAAATTTATCAGGAAATATAAGTAGAAGTTTTTTTATAAATGAAGACACTCTTCAAGAGATTATGAGACCACAAAACAAACAACAAAATAAAAAAATAAAATTAGAAAGTATTGTAAAAGATCAAGATATTTTCGAGTTAATAGATCCAAAAACAGATATAAATGATGTAGTTTTAAATGATAAAACCAAAGAGCTTTTAGAACACATTATGCGTCAAATGGATAAAAAAGTTATATCAAGACTAAATTCTTGGGGAATAAAAAAAAGAAAAAATGTAGATGTAAAAGTTATATTTTATGGTCCTGCTGGAACTGGAAAAACAATGTCAGCTATATCTTTAGCAAAAAGTTTGAAAAAACAGGTTCTACATTTTGATTGCTCAAAAATACTTTCAAAATATGTTGGTGAAAGCGAACAAAATGTTAGAAAAATATTTGATACTTATAAAGAAATATGTAAAAAATCAAATAGCGAACCAGTTTTGCTGCTAAACGAAGCAGATCAGTTTTTATCAACAAGAATAGAAAATGGTGGAAGCGGTGCTGAAAAAATGCACAATCAGATGCAAAATATATTTTTAGAGCAAATTGAGAGATTTGAGGGTGTTTTAATAGCAACAACAAACTTCATGCAAAGCCTTGATAGTGCTTTTTCAAGAAGGTTTGATTATAAAATAGAGTTCAAAAAACCAAACTATGAAGAAAGACTTAGCATTTGGAGAAAAATTTTACCTGAAAATGCAAGTTTTGAAATAAACTTTGATATAAAAGAGCTTGCAAAATATGAATTAAGCGGTGCTCAAATAGTATTAGTTCTTAAAAATACAGCCCTAAAAGTAGCTACAAAAGAAGATGCGATATTTTGTATGGAAGATTTTATCAGCACTATAAAAAGGGAGCAAATTTCAGCATTTGGAAATGAAAAAAAGGTTGGATTAATTTAA
- a CDS encoding ATP-binding cassette domain-containing protein — protein sequence MKSLKISNLNIKNNDKNIVSNLNISINSGEIVALVGKSGSGKTLSSSALLGFLPKNLNMSGDFYINNTNLKELKTHRYISYIMQNPASAFHPTKTIMGHAKETQKANDKKFNKDEIYQALQTVKLQKDVANLYPFEMSGGMLQRAMIALALLQDTPFLVADECTTDLDLIVQSTILEILSDLAKLKNIGILLITHDFGVVAKIASKVFVIDEGKIVEENSVKEIFANPRHLITKELLNAHLNLYKETI from the coding sequence ATGAAAAGCCTTAAAATTTCAAACTTAAATATAAAAAATAATGATAAAAATATCGTTTCAAATTTAAACATATCTATAAATAGCGGAGAAATAGTAGCTCTTGTTGGCAAAAGCGGAAGTGGTAAAACTCTTAGTTCAAGTGCACTTCTAGGTTTTTTACCAAAAAATCTAAATATGAGCGGAGATTTTTATATAAATAACACAAATTTAAAAGAGTTGAAAACACATAGATACATAAGCTATATAATGCAAAATCCAGCTTCAGCATTTCATCCAACAAAAACAATAATGGGGCATGCCAAAGAAACACAAAAAGCAAATGATAAAAAATTCAATAAAGATGAAATTTATCAAGCCCTACAAACAGTTAAACTACAAAAAGATGTAGCAAATTTGTACCCTTTTGAGATGAGTGGCGGAATGCTCCAAAGAGCTATGATAGCCCTTGCTTTGCTTCAAGATACACCATTTTTAGTAGCAGATGAATGCACAACGGATCTTGATTTAATAGTTCAAAGCACAATTTTAGAAATTTTATCAGACCTTGCAAAACTAAAAAACATAGGAATTTTATTAATAACACATGATTTTGGAGTAGTAGCTAAAATAGCTAGCAAAGTTTTTGTTATAGATGAAGGTAAAATAGTAGAAGAAAACAGCGTAAAAGAAATTTTTGCAAATCCAAGGCATCTCATAACAAAAGAGTTGCTGAACGCACATTTAAATTTATACAAAGAGACAATATGA
- a CDS encoding ABC transporter permease subunit, producing MIKFITKRILYLFPLLFVVSIFIFALLRLNGTDAVLSYLVASGITPTDEAIASAKAALGLDKPILTQYFIWIKQAIMLDFGSSFLTKRDIAADMLYYLPSTLKLAAFALFLTLIISIPLGIISAIYKDSYFDYFTRIISYLGVCTPNFWLGLMLIVIFSVKLDLLPPFGIGSFSHMIMPAIAISFMSIAINIRLIRANMLENKNKRYIIYAKSRGLKNYQIYINYIFKISLFPIVTTLGMHIGELIGGALIIENIFAYPGIGRYAVNAISNNDYPVIQCFIIMMSFIFIILNLIIDILYAFIDPRVKKGMVEK from the coding sequence ATGATTAAATTTATTACAAAAAGAATACTTTATCTATTTCCTTTGCTATTTGTAGTAAGTATATTTATATTTGCTCTACTTAGATTAAATGGCACAGACGCTGTTTTAAGCTATCTTGTAGCATCTGGTATAACACCAACTGATGAAGCTATAGCTAGTGCTAAAGCAGCTCTTGGGCTAGATAAACCTATACTTACTCAATATTTCATATGGATAAAACAGGCAATAATGCTGGATTTTGGCTCATCATTTTTAACAAAAAGAGATATTGCAGCTGATATGCTTTATTATCTCCCATCAACACTAAAATTAGCCGCCTTTGCACTTTTTTTAACACTTATTATATCAATTCCACTTGGAATTATAAGTGCCATTTACAAAGATAGTTATTTTGATTATTTTACTAGAATCATATCTTATCTTGGGGTGTGTACGCCAAATTTTTGGCTAGGACTTATGCTTATAGTTATTTTTTCAGTAAAATTAGATTTGCTTCCGCCATTTGGCATAGGTTCTTTTTCGCATATGATTATGCCAGCAATTGCAATATCTTTTATGTCAATTGCAATAAATATAAGACTAATTCGAGCAAATATGCTAGAAAATAAAAATAAAAGATATATCATATATGCTAAATCAAGGGGTTTAAAAAACTATCAAATTTATATAAATTACATCTTTAAAATTTCTTTATTTCCTATAGTAACGACACTTGGAATGCACATAGGAGAGCTTATTGGAGGAGCACTTATTATAGAAAATATATTTGCTTATCCTGGAATTGGGCGATATGCTGTAAATGCGATATCAAATAATGACTATCCAGTTATTCAATGTTTTATAATTATGATGAGTTTTATTTTTATTATTTTAAATTTGATAATTGATATACTCTATGCTTTTATAGATCCTAGGGTCAAAAAAGGTATGGTTGAAAAATGA
- a CDS encoding ABC transporter ATP-binding protein — protein sequence MSKILELKNISKTYKSFSFFKSTKPNKVLKDISFSLHRGEALALLGQSGSGKSTIAKIICNITKQDNGEIYLEDKKVNLKTLSQKREFYKKVQIVFQDSISALNPALNIFEVISEPLDYLSKFTKNEKKKIVTNLLKKVHLDISLDTKVSFLSGGMAQRVCIARAMAISPKIIILDEATSSLDIILQKEIINLINEMKRKFSFVIITHDMRIVKTICDRVILLDDGKIIENLELNNKQTFQSNIGRKLIASILPIKPTQFY from the coding sequence ATGAGTAAAATTCTAGAACTAAAAAATATCTCAAAAACATATAAATCTTTCTCATTTTTTAAATCAACAAAACCAAATAAAGTATTAAAAGATATATCTTTTAGCTTACATAGAGGCGAAGCATTGGCTCTTCTTGGACAAAGCGGCAGTGGTAAAAGCACAATTGCTAAGATTATTTGTAACATTACAAAACAAGATAATGGAGAAATTTATCTTGAAGATAAAAAAGTAAATTTAAAAACATTAAGCCAAAAAAGAGAATTTTACAAGAAAGTTCAAATAGTATTTCAAGATAGCATCTCAGCACTAAACCCTGCATTAAACATCTTTGAAGTTATAAGTGAACCACTTGATTATCTTAGTAAATTTACAAAAAATGAAAAGAAAAAAATAGTAACAAATTTACTAAAAAAAGTTCATCTTGATATAAGCCTAGATACAAAAGTATCCTTTTTAAGCGGTGGAATGGCTCAAAGAGTTTGCATAGCAAGAGCTATGGCGATATCACCAAAAATCATCATTTTAGATGAGGCAACATCTTCTCTTGATATTATCTTGCAAAAAGAGATAATAAATTTAATAAACGAAATGAAAAGAAAATTTAGTTTTGTAATAATAACACACGATATGAGAATTGTTAAAACGATATGTGATAGAGTAATACTGCTCGATGATGGTAAAATAATAGAAAATTTAGAACTAAACAATAAACAAACTTTTCAAAGTAATATCGGCAGAAAACTAATAGCCTCAATACTTCCAATAAAACCTACACAATTTTATTAA
- the tsaE gene encoding tRNA (adenosine(37)-N6)-threonylcarbamoyltransferase complex ATPase subunit type 1 TsaE, translating into MKTYILSLDELDDFVKKLPKEGIILLCGNLASGKTTLTKKIALNLGIEDEIISPTFNIMQSYDDILYHYDIYNDGTKKLLETGLFENLFEDGLHVVEWADKSLENLLNENSLNYIKITITPFEDKRKYEVVRA; encoded by the coding sequence ATGAAAACCTACATTTTATCATTAGATGAATTAGATGATTTTGTTAAAAAACTTCCTAAAGAAGGCATAATTTTATTATGTGGAAATTTAGCAAGCGGTAAAACAACGCTAACTAAAAAAATAGCACTAAATTTAGGAATTGAAGATGAGATTATATCTCCAACTTTTAACATCATGCAAAGTTATGACGATATTTTATACCATTATGATATATACAATGATGGCACAAAAAAGCTTTTAGAAACTGGTCTTTTTGAAAATTTATTTGAAGATGGTTTGCATGTAGTAGAATGGGCGGATAAAAGCTTAGAAAATTTACTTAATGAAAATTCTCTAAATTATATAAAAATAACAATCACTCCTTTTGAAGACAAAAGAAAATATGAGGTAGTTCGTGCATAA